The DNA sequence GATTTCAAGCCATATTTTAAGCGAGCTGCATCTATTGGCGACCCATTATGGCATCATCCATAAAGGAGAGCTGCTGGAACAGTTATCTGCGAAAGAGCTTCAAGAAAAATGCCGGCAGTACCTGCATATCAAAGTGGATGATCCAAGCAAGGCGGCAACCATCATAGAAAGCCGGTTATCTGCTCCTGATTTTGAAGTGATGCCGGATGGAACGATCAAACTGTTTGCCTCTGTTGATGCACCAGGAAAAGTCTCCAAAATGTTAACCGATGAAGGCTTGATCATCGAAGAGTTCATGCCGATGGGAGAAGATTTGGAAACACATTTCACCAATCGCATCGGGGGTGTCCAGCATGGGTAACTTAGTGAGAACAGAGTGGTATAAATTAAAGAAAGATCGATCATTCCGATTCCTGAGCTGGATGCTGCTTGCGCTTGCAGTGCTGTTTCCTCTTCTGGAATTCGACAATGGCGCTTCAGGTTTGCCGGCAGTAAGTGATTATTACAAGGAAAGCATTCTTGGACCCCATGCCAATATTGTGAAGCTGATCCCCAGTATTCTCGCCGGTTTCTTTATCACGAGTGAATACTCCATGGGGACGATGAAAAGCATCGTATCTTCAGGGAAAAGCAGGCTGAGTATCTACTCTGCGAAGTTAATCGTGTTTTCCATTGGAGCGGTCATCATATCATTGATATTACCTATCATGATGACAGGGGCGAGTGCTGTCTATTTCGGATTTGACGGTATGCCTGAACTCTCCTATTATCTTCAAACCATAGGGCTGATTATTTTATACGGAGCTGCCTTTGCCTCCATCACGGCGATTTTTTCAATCCTGTTCACGGACAGCGGAAAAACGATAGGATTTCTATTGATGTTCTTTATTTTTGCTGACTGGCCGCTGCAGGTGCTGGCAGCCAAAGTGCCGTTTTTTGAACCGATACTCAATCATTCTGTTTTTAAGCTGATCTATGACATCAGCATCGTGAACAGCTTGAACAGCAGTGACTTGTTTTTCATAATAGTGATTCCCATTCTGACGTTCCTGCTGTTTTGGGGAATAGGCGTCTATATTTTTAAACGAAAAGAAATCAAGTAACCAGAAAGCGGGTGAGGTCCAATGCTCTATCTGTTCATCATCGTCCTGATTGCATTCGCCATTGTCCTCACTCGTTTCTGTCTGCTGAAAAAAGAAATCAAACGGACAGCCCGGCAGCTGCGGGAATCAAACCAAAATAAAACAGCCAAGAAGGTCGATATCAGCTATCATGACCGCCATTTTGAAGAGCTGGCAAAGGAAATCAATAACCAGATTGACCAGACGAAACAAGCAGAGGCAGTCAAGCGCTCAACGGAAAATGAGCTGAAACAGGCCATCTCTCATATCTCACATGATATCCGCACACCTATGACCTCGATTCTGGGGTATATTCAGTTTTTGGAATCCGATGAACTAAGCCCCGAGTTGAAAAAAGAATACATCGCAACGATAAAAAATAGTGCAGGAAGATTAAAAACCCTCCTTGAAGATTTTTTCGAGCTGTCGATTATTGAACAAACCGATTACCCGATGAAGCTGGAGAGGGTCAGAGCCAACGACTTGATCGCAGATGCTCTATTAGGGTTTTATGAAGAATTCAAAAAGAGAACCATAGAGCCGGACATCCATATTCCTGATCATGAAATCATGATCAATGCCGATGCATCTGCTGTTAAAAGAGTCGTGGAGAACCTAGTGGTCAACGCGATTCGGTACTCAACAGGAAATGTGTCCATCAGGCTTTACGAGAGGGATGCAGCGGTTATATTGAGAATTTCCAACACCGTCGACAAACTGAGTGAACAGGACGTACACTACATGTTCGACCGGTTCTATAAAGCCGACCAAACCCGGACAGGCAAAGGAACCGGACTCGGACTGCCCATTGCCAAAAGCCTGATGGAAAAAATGAACGGCAAAATCTCCGCTGAACTAAAGGGGAATCAATTGGCTATGGTTTGTGAATGGAAATAAGCCAAGGTAAGCCATGGGGACAGACCCCCTGGCTCTTTTTTTGTTTGGATCGGAGACCTGTCTCTGTTTGTCTCTTTAGCCTCAGGGAGGGAATCGATTATTTCGGGATAACAATCATTGCATTACGTGTAGACTCATTGCGCAGTTTATAAGTCAATTACAGAATTTTGTGTTAAAATACCCCAAATGGGTTTAGGGGGGAATTATTTTGAAGAGGCTCTTTGCTTTTCTTTTTATAACAATAATCCTTCTTACTGCTTGCCAATCTAAGACATTGTATTTTGAGGGCGCAAGTCAAAACTGGTATGGAAAAATCAGAGTGATACAGACAGAAGACACACAGGAACAAAACTTCACATTAAAGTATGAAGGGAGTAATCTAAAAAGTATTACAGGTAAAGAAATTAAATATCGTATTGAAGCAGAGTCTGGAATTACCGAGGGAATGGGAACTTTATCTAATGGCGGGGTTCTGCAAAGTCAGGATTTTGGAGATATGTGCAGTGGGTGTGCCTTTATCCAACAAAATACTGTGATTACAATGACTGTTGAATGGGATGAAGAAACCGAAAGTATTGAAT is a window from the Bacillus infantis NRRL B-14911 genome containing:
- a CDS encoding ABC transporter permease; this translates as MGNLVRTEWYKLKKDRSFRFLSWMLLALAVLFPLLEFDNGASGLPAVSDYYKESILGPHANIVKLIPSILAGFFITSEYSMGTMKSIVSSGKSRLSIYSAKLIVFSIGAVIISLILPIMMTGASAVYFGFDGMPELSYYLQTIGLIILYGAAFASITAIFSILFTDSGKTIGFLLMFFIFADWPLQVLAAKVPFFEPILNHSVFKLIYDISIVNSLNSSDLFFIIVIPILTFLLFWGIGVYIFKRKEIK
- a CDS encoding sensor histidine kinase, with product MLYLFIIVLIAFAIVLTRFCLLKKEIKRTARQLRESNQNKTAKKVDISYHDRHFEELAKEINNQIDQTKQAEAVKRSTENELKQAISHISHDIRTPMTSILGYIQFLESDELSPELKKEYIATIKNSAGRLKTLLEDFFELSIIEQTDYPMKLERVRANDLIADALLGFYEEFKKRTIEPDIHIPDHEIMINADASAVKRVVENLVVNAIRYSTGNVSIRLYERDAAVILRISNTVDKLSEQDVHYMFDRFYKADQTRTGKGTGLGLPIAKSLMEKMNGKISAELKGNQLAMVCEWK